The following proteins are encoded in a genomic region of Deltaproteobacteria bacterium:
- the dnaX gene encoding DNA polymerase III subunit gamma/tau translates to MEYLVLARKWRPQIFDDVVGQDHVVRTLKNAIRLGRTAHAYLFSGPRGTGKTSVARILAKALNCETGPVEVPCNQCVNCREITDGSSLDVHEIDGASNRGIDEIRELRENIKFAPASSRYKIYIIDEVHMLTKEAFNALLKTLEEPPPHVIFMFATTEIYRVPATILSRCQHFDFKRIPLKKIVDNLRYIADAEKITVSDKVLAWIAREGEGSIRDSQSIFDQVISYAGSEITDDSVEELLSLTERRFLFDLSKAVLARNAGACLKIIDDVYYTGVDMKYFYQLILNHFMNLVMVKIAAEGELLRNLPDHEVEALGSQAGEASRETLQRLLDILMAEEEDVRRSMDPRVNLEYALVKMAYLEPVIPVGEILGRMESLERRLSSGSVAAPPVTDDRRVPAPPDGPDEVPVPAAPRETPKNGADSIRLWVDFKEHLRKKNKPLWSKIEPGCLAGYDGETFRIGFPQGYIFYDTICEKPQLDRLSRLAAEFFGRPVKIDMTLMTQEEVLKNNGQSVPPPEKGKSVMEMKSEALRQPLLQDVLDTFTGAEVKDVIVKNGK, encoded by the coding sequence ATGGAATACCTTGTTCTGGCCCGTAAATGGAGACCGCAGATCTTTGATGACGTTGTGGGTCAGGACCATGTCGTGCGAACCCTGAAAAATGCCATCCGACTCGGGCGTACCGCCCACGCTTACCTCTTCAGCGGTCCCAGGGGGACCGGAAAGACCTCGGTCGCGCGTATCCTGGCGAAGGCCCTGAACTGTGAGACGGGTCCCGTCGAGGTGCCCTGCAACCAGTGCGTCAACTGCCGGGAAATAACCGACGGCTCGTCCCTCGATGTGCACGAGATAGACGGCGCTTCCAACCGGGGGATCGACGAGATCCGTGAGCTCAGGGAGAACATCAAGTTTGCCCCCGCGTCGTCACGCTACAAGATATATATCATTGACGAGGTTCACATGCTGACCAAGGAGGCCTTCAACGCGCTGCTCAAGACGCTTGAAGAGCCGCCGCCTCATGTCATATTCATGTTCGCCACGACCGAGATATACCGTGTGCCAGCCACGATCCTGTCCCGGTGCCAGCACTTCGATTTCAAGCGCATCCCGCTGAAGAAGATCGTGGACAATCTCCGGTATATCGCCGATGCGGAAAAGATCACCGTCAGTGACAAGGTGCTGGCCTGGATCGCCCGGGAGGGTGAAGGGAGCATACGGGATTCCCAGAGCATCTTCGATCAGGTCATTTCCTACGCCGGGTCGGAGATCACCGACGATAGCGTGGAAGAACTGCTCAGTCTGACGGAGCGGCGCTTTCTCTTCGACCTTTCAAAGGCCGTTCTTGCCAGGAACGCCGGTGCGTGCCTGAAGATCATCGATGATGTCTACTACACCGGCGTGGATATGAAATATTTCTATCAGTTGATCCTCAATCATTTCATGAATCTTGTCATGGTGAAGATAGCGGCGGAGGGTGAACTGCTCAGGAACCTTCCGGACCATGAGGTGGAGGCCCTGGGATCACAGGCCGGGGAAGCCTCCCGCGAAACGCTCCAGCGTCTTCTCGATATCCTGATGGCGGAGGAAGAGGATGTCAGAAGAAGCATGGATCCCCGGGTGAACCTGGAATATGCACTGGTTAAAATGGCCTACCTGGAGCCGGTGATCCCCGTGGGTGAGATCCTCGGCCGCATGGAGAGCCTGGAGCGACGGCTGTCATCGGGTTCCGTCGCCGCACCGCCGGTGACTGATGACAGGCGGGTACCGGCACCGCCGGATGGACCCGATGAGGTCCCCGTACCCGCTGCGCCTCGGGAGACACCGAAGAACGGGGCCGATTCCATTCGGCTCTGGGTGGATTTCAAGGAGCACCTGAGGAAAAAGAACAAACCCCTCTGGTCGAAGATCGAGCCGGGATGCCTGGCGGGATATGACGGCGAGACCTTCCGGATCGGCTTTCCCCAGGGGTACATCTTTTATGATACGATCTGCGAAAAACCCCAGCTCGACCGGTTGAGCCGCCTGGCGGCGGAATTCTTCGGCCGTCCCGTGAAGATCGACATGACACTCATGACACAGGAGGAAGTGCTGAAAAACAATGGGCAAAGCGTGCCGCCCCCGGAAAAGGGGAAATCGGTCATGGAAATGAAAAGCGAGGCACTGCGGCAGCCCCTGTTGCAGGATGTTCTTGATACCTTCACGGGGGCGGAAGTGAAGGATGTTATCGTGAAAAACGGCAAGTAA
- a CDS encoding YbaB/EbfC family nucleoid-associated protein, giving the protein MTNINKIMKQAQKMQEKMMQMQEELASKTVEASSGGGMVTAVVNGKNELVSLKIERAVVDPEDIEMLQDLIVAAVNEGVRRAQDMAQEEMSKITGGLNIPGLTL; this is encoded by the coding sequence TTGACGAATATCAATAAAATTATGAAGCAGGCCCAGAAGATGCAGGAGAAGATGATGCAGATGCAGGAAGAGCTTGCATCAAAGACCGTAGAGGCATCGTCGGGCGGCGGCATGGTAACGGCCGTGGTGAACGGCAAGAACGAACTGGTATCTCTGAAGATCGAACGTGCTGTGGTTGACCCGGAAGATATAGAAATGCTGCAGGACCTGATCGTGGCCGCCGTCAATGAGGGCGTGCGCAGGGCACAGGACATGGCCCAGGAAGAAATGTCGAAGATAACGGGCGGTCTCAATATCCCCGGGCTTACGCTGTAG
- the recR gene encoding recombination protein RecR, giving the protein MKGYAAPIRRLIQELSRFPGIGEKTATRLANYILRSSEDDASRLAESILEVKRTIRFCSRCFNLSEKEICEICSDPVRDHAVICVVEDPDSLVAVEESGCFKGTYHVLHGVLSPVDGIGPDDLRLQELITRIEENGIREVIIATNPSVQGESTALLISRLLKDRDVQVSRIALGIPVGGDLKYIDRMTMSKAMEFRRRAG; this is encoded by the coding sequence ATGAAGGGTTACGCGGCGCCCATACGGCGTCTCATCCAGGAGTTGAGCAGATTTCCCGGAATCGGGGAAAAGACGGCGACACGGCTGGCGAATTATATCCTCCGGTCTTCAGAGGACGATGCGTCCCGACTTGCCGAGAGCATCCTTGAGGTGAAGCGTACAATACGTTTCTGCTCCCGTTGTTTCAATCTTTCCGAGAAAGAGATCTGTGAGATATGTTCCGATCCGGTCCGGGACCATGCCGTGATCTGCGTGGTTGAAGATCCCGACTCGCTCGTGGCCGTGGAGGAGAGCGGCTGTTTCAAAGGGACCTATCACGTCCTGCACGGTGTGCTTTCCCCGGTTGACGGGATCGGCCCCGATGACCTGAGATTGCAGGAACTGATCACCCGCATCGAAGAGAACGGTATTCGGGAAGTGATCATCGCGACAAATCCAAGCGTTCAGGGAGAATCGACGGCCCTGCTCATCTCCCGCCTCCTCAAGGACCGCGATGTGCAGGTCAGCCGTATCGCCCTGGGGATTCCCGTCGGCGGCGACCTGAAGTACATTGACAGGATGACCATGTCAAAGGCCATGGAATTTCGGCGCCGGGCGGGGTAG
- a CDS encoding fumarate hydratase: MREITSEAITDRVKALFIEANTVLGEDVLWAVRDALRSETSETGRYALEAILENADIAAKEGIPLCQDTGVAVVFVELGQDVHITGGSLYEAIQQGVRAAYHEGYLRKSLCDPLTRENTGDNTPAVIHTDIVEGDRLRIVAMPKGGGSENMSRTAMLTPSQGIEGIREFVLRSVAEAGPNPCPPVIVGVGIGGSLEEAALLAKKTLLRPAGKPNGSDERLAELERELLRDINDLGIGPQGFGGRTTALAVHVDMIPCHIASLPVAVNIQCHVSRYREAVI; encoded by the coding sequence GTGAGAGAAATAACCTCTGAAGCCATCACCGACAGGGTAAAGGCCCTTTTCATTGAAGCCAACACGGTCCTTGGCGAGGACGTCCTGTGGGCGGTGAGAGACGCCCTGCGGTCGGAAACGTCGGAGACGGGAAGATACGCCCTGGAGGCCATTCTCGAAAATGCCGATATCGCGGCGAAGGAAGGAATTCCTCTCTGCCAGGATACGGGCGTGGCCGTTGTTTTTGTCGAGCTCGGACAGGATGTCCACATAACGGGAGGAAGCCTGTACGAGGCGATCCAGCAGGGTGTCAGGGCCGCCTATCACGAAGGATATCTCAGGAAATCCCTCTGTGACCCCCTGACGAGAGAGAACACCGGGGATAACACTCCTGCCGTTATTCATACCGATATCGTCGAAGGAGACCGGCTGAGGATAGTGGCGATGCCGAAGGGTGGCGGAAGCGAGAACATGAGCCGGACCGCCATGTTGACGCCGTCGCAGGGTATCGAGGGGATCAGGGAATTCGTGCTCCGCAGCGTCGCCGAAGCGGGGCCCAATCCGTGCCCTCCGGTCATTGTCGGCGTCGGGATCGGCGGCTCGCTCGAAGAAGCGGCCCTCCTGGCGAAGAAGACACTCCTGCGGCCCGCGGGGAAACCGAACGGATCCGATGAACGGCTGGCCGAGCTTGAGAGAGAACTGCTCCGCGACATCAACGATCTGGGTATCGGCCCCCAGGGGTTCGGCGGCAGAACGACGGCCCTGGCGGTTCATGTCGACATGATTCCCTGCCACATCGCGAGCCTCCCCGTGGCGGTCAACATACAGTGCCACGTATCGCGGTACCGGGAGGCGGTTATATAA